CATCATGTGTTGATGAAGACAAAAAAAGTTTACAAAATATTTATAAAGCAGGCGAAGATGTTATTGTAATCATTGGCCCCGAAGGTGATTTCAGCACTAATGAATTATCAAATGCAATAAAAAATAATTTTATTCCCGTATCGCTTGGTTCAAATCGTTATCGCACTGAAACCGCAGCATTACTGGCATGCAGCACAATTATGTTTTTAAATGAATTCGTTTGATTATGTTTTTTTAAATTTGCTCAGACATTAGAATCAATGAAAAAAATTTTATTCATCATATTAATTTTTATATCCGTTTCGTTTAAACCCGATTCACCTGCCATTAAAATAGGTTTAATAAAATATAAAGGTGGTGGTGATTGGTATGCAAATCCTACGTCATTGCCCAACCTTGTAAAATTTTGCAATGAAAACTTAAATACTAACATTAACGAAACCATTGACAATGTTGATGTGGGAAGCAGTGAAATTTTTAATTACCCTTTCGTTCATCTGACAGGTCATGGCAATGTTGTATTTTCAAATGAAGATGTCATTAATTTAAGAAACTATTTAATTGGTGGCGGATTCCTTCACATTTCCGATAATTATGGCATTGACAAATATATCCGCAGAGAAATGAAAAAAGTTTTTCCGGACAATGATTTCGTGGAGTTGCCTTTTACACATGCCATTTATCATCAGAAATACTCTTTCCCAAACGGGCTTCCAAAAATTCATGAGCACGACAATAAAGCACCACAAGGCTTTGGTATAATTTACGAAGGAAGATTGGTGTGCTTTTATGATTATGAATGTGACTTAGGTGACGGATGGGAAGACCAAAGTGTTCACAAAGATTCTGAAGCTACCCGATTAAAAGCATTGCAAATGGGCGCAAATATTATACAATACGTTTTTACGAATTAAACTTATTTAGCAACAATCATCTTTTTAGTTAGCCTGTGATTGCCTGCTTTTAAGGAATAATAATAACTTCCGCTCTTTAAATCTCCTGAATTGATTTTAATTTCATGCAAACCTTTTAGTTGTTTACCTTCAGAAAATTTATTAATCAATTTCCCATTCATATCATATATTTCGAGCGAAACATCATTTGAATTATCATTCAATTCATACTGAACCAATGTATACTCAGATGCCGGATTTGGCTGATTCTGACTAAGTTTCAAACCATCTATAAAATAATTATCATTAATATTTGCAGCACTCATATCAGCAATGATAAATATTCCAAAATCCAAATCCATTCCCCAGTTGAATGACTCTAAAACAGTATGCCATGTATCATCAGCCCATTTCACCCACGAAAGCTGTGATTGCAAAGCATCACCATCGGTTGTAGAAAATATTCCTATTGTATCATCATCCATCGTGGAAATATCAACACCGACAGCATAATCAACAAATACAATAAATGTATCATCAGTAAAAGGAATGATTGTTAAGCCCGATGAATTAATTTGTGAAGTAGTAATTGTTTTACTTATAAATATTGAATCAGGGGCGTTGTTTACAGCACCACTGGTATCGGTACCGGGACCATCAAGAGTATAAAAGTTTACAGATAAAGTATCCGCATCTCCAATAATTTTTTTTGCACCTACCCAAAAAGCAACACCGTTAATAAGGTACGATTGAGGCACTTTATATTTTTGAGCAAAAGCGTGATCGTTTAATGCATTAACACCAAAAGAATATCCTCCTTCAATAAACGAATATAAAACAGGAGTACCTGTAGCAAAGCTAGCGGGACGTAAAGTATCTGTAGTAATTTTTGTTTCCTGTACTGAAACAATTTTTTCTTTTATAATTTTGTTTTTATCGTGTTGTGCAAATACTGTTGCCGAAAAAATTATCGTGGCAGTAAATAATGAAATACTTAATTTTAAATTCATAGAAAATTTATTATTGTTATTTTGAATTCTGCAAAGTTAGAAAAAATGTCAAGTTATTATAACTTGATTTATCTGTATTTATTATTTGCATGAAAAAAGAAAGGCTACCCGGAATGGGCAGCCTTTCAATATTTTGAAATCAGGAATTATTTAGTAACATTAATTTTCTTGGTTACAATTCCTTTTGCAGTTTGAACCTGTACAAAATAAACACCGGCTTTTAAATTTGCTGTATTTAATTTGTACGAATTAACATTAGGAGTTTCGCTTAATACAAGCTGTCCAACAGGATTTAAAATATTAACTGAAAGAATTTGTTTAGCTGATTCTATGCTAAGCACATTCTGAACAGGATTAGGATAAACATTTACACTGCTATTAATATCTAATTCAGAAATTCCAGCTTCTACAGAAATAGAAACATCATCTAATAATAAGAAATAATTATCTGTACAATTAAAATGTCTGAAAGCAATATAAATATTTTGTCCGTTATAAGCTGCTAAACTAACCATTTTTTCAACAAAAGCTGAATCAGCTTCTGCTAAAGTATCTGAAAATACTGTAGTAAAATCAGCAACTGCTGTTCCTGTAGTAGATACCATAACTGAATATACTTCGGCAGGGTAACCAGGATCTAATGGAGCTACCCAAAATTTAAGAGCTAAATTAGCATTATTAATATTAAACTGACGTGTAATTAAATAGTTATCCGGAGTAAGTGCACCAACACCATTTATATATGAAGCTGATGTTGCACATATAGAACCATTGTGTCCATATGATGCTAAAGCACTCCAATCATATCCATCACCATCAGCATCATTTGAAGTCCAGCAATCAGGAACAAAATATGTTTCAAAATCTTCAGTATATGGATAAGAACTAATAGCACTACTACAAACTATCCCTTTACCAGTTAATGCTATTGATATATTACCTCCGTTGGTAGCTATTACAGCTGTTTGATTATTAGTACCGGCAGCTGTTGGAGCATAAGTAAAAGTAAATGTTGTTGATTGTCCAGCTGTTAAACTAACTGATGAAGGAACAAAAGAAGTTGTAAAAGGGGCACTTAAACCTGTAATAGCACTTGCTGTTAAAGTACTGGCTCCTGTATTAGTTAATGTAAAAGAACCAGAAGTAACAGAATTACCAGTAGCAACATGACCGGCATCCCAAGTAAGAGGAGTACATGATGCAACAGGTACAGAAAGTGCAGTACCATCAACCATAGCTCTGATATTCCATGTTCCGGTTAATGAAGCAGCAAGATCAGTTAAGTGATACCATGAACCACCATAAAGCATAAAATTACCATTAGGAATAGCGGTTGTTGCACCATCAACACCTGCAGGATAACCACCAGAAACAGTAAGGAAATATCCAAAATATAAATCTGTAGTTGGAATAGCAAAAGGAGTAGTAAGAACTACGTTATTCCAACCTTCAACAGCTGTAAAAGGTTGTGAATAAACTAAAGTAGTCTGACTTGAATATAATCTTATTTCACTGGAAGTAACATTTGTAGCTCCATTAATAAATAATTTAATAGAAGTAATCGTGTTACCCAAAGAATTATGTGCAGCTAAGTTTGCAGCAGGGTAATATGCAAAAAAACCAAAAGTATCAGCAGCATTAGTTCCAATAGCACTGGCATTATCACCATCATAATGTAATGAATCGACAACTGCTTTCGAATCACCTTTAAAAATATTAATTTCATTTGCAACTTTAATCGAAGAGAAAATCTTGTTCGTTCTCTTGTTTACCTGGCCAAAAATGAATCCACTCATTAATAATAATGCAGTGAAAATGTAAATTTTTTTCATAATGTAATTTTTTGTTAATATTAGTTAGTTTTTCAAATTTATATGTCGCAAATTTAATAATAATTATTTATATCTGTTTATATTTTTTCAACAACTATTGAACAGTAATCCTATTGAATTACGCAAAATAGCCTTTAAAACAGAATATCAAATATAACTATGTATATATTTATCAATTAGATTCACATGAACAAACAAGGTTACGGTCGCCATAAGCATCATCTATTTTTGATACCGTTGGCCAATACTTATCTTCAATTATTGATTTTACAGGAAACGCTGCTTTTTCACGAGAATATGGAGCATTCCATTCAGCAGCAGTAACTGCTTTTAAAGTATGAGGCGCTTTTTTTATTACGTTATTAACTTTATCTGCTTTCCCTTCTTCAATTTCTCTTATTTCTTCCCGTATCATAATCATTGCTTCACAAAAACGGTCAAGTTCATGCAATGGTTCGCTTTCCGTAGGTTCTACCATCAATGTTCCGTGAACAGGAAAAGCTACCGTAGGTGCATGAAATCCATAATCCATTAACCGTTTTGCAATTTCAATAGCTTCTATATCGGCCGTTTTCTTAAAGTTATTGCAATCGAGTATCATTTCATGTGCTACACGTCCTTTGGAACCTGAGTACAAAATCGGATAATGTTTTTCAAGTCGTGTTTTAATATAATTTGCATTTAAAATGGCCATCTTAGTTGCCAATGTAAGACCATTTCCACCCATCATTTTTATATAGCCATATGAAATAGGCAGCACCATTGCACTTCCGAATGGACTTGCAGAAACTGCAGTTATTCCTTTTTCGCCACCTGTTTTTACAATAGAATGTGTAGGCAGGAATTGTACAAGGTGTTTTGCAACACCAATAGGTCCAACACCGGGACCACCGCCACCGTGAGGAATTGCAAATGTTTTATGCAAATTCAAATGACAAACATCAGCGCCAATTGTAGCAGGGTTGGTAAGCCCTACCTGTGCATTCATATTTGCTCCATCCATATAAACCTGTCCGCCGCAATCATGAATAGATTTGCATATTTCAAGAATGTTTTCTTCAAAAACACCATGCGTTGAAGGATAGGTAACCATTAATGCAGCAAGCGTATCTTTATATTGTGTAGCTTTTTCACGTAAATCATTAGTATCAATATTTCCTTTATCATCGCATTTCACAACAACAACCTGCATACCTGCCATTACCGCACTTGCAGGATTAGTGCCATGTGCAGAAGCAGGAATTAAAATTGTTGTACGTTTTGCATCTCCCCTGCTTTGATGATAAGCGCGAATAACCATTAATCCGGTATATTCTCCCGCAGCCCCTGAATTGGGCTGAAATGAAATAGCTGCAAAACCTGTAGTTTCGCATAATACCTTCTCTAATTCATTCATTAAAATTTGATATCCTTCTGCTTGTTCAGATGGAACAAAAGGGTGAATATTTCCAAATTCAGGCCAGCTCAAT
This window of the Bacteroidales bacterium genome carries:
- a CDS encoding DUF4159 domain-containing protein codes for the protein MKKILFIILIFISVSFKPDSPAIKIGLIKYKGGGDWYANPTSLPNLVKFCNENLNTNINETIDNVDVGSSEIFNYPFVHLTGHGNVVFSNEDVINLRNYLIGGGFLHISDNYGIDKYIRREMKKVFPDNDFVELPFTHAIYHQKYSFPNGLPKIHEHDNKAPQGFGIIYEGRLVCFYDYECDLGDGWEDQSVHKDSEATRLKALQMGANIIQYVFTN
- a CDS encoding T9SS type A sorting domain-containing protein; the encoded protein is MNLKLSISLFTATIIFSATVFAQHDKNKIIKEKIVSVQETKITTDTLRPASFATGTPVLYSFIEGGYSFGVNALNDHAFAQKYKVPQSYLINGVAFWVGAKKIIGDADTLSVNFYTLDGPGTDTSGAVNNAPDSIFISKTITTSQINSSGLTIIPFTDDTFIVFVDYAVGVDISTMDDDTIGIFSTTDGDALQSQLSWVKWADDTWHTVLESFNWGMDLDFGIFIIADMSAANINDNYFIDGLKLSQNQPNPASEYTLVQYELNDNSNDVSLEIYDMNGKLINKFSEGKQLKGLHEIKINSGDLKSGSYYYSLKAGNHRLTKKMIVAK
- a CDS encoding choice-of-anchor J domain-containing protein codes for the protein MKKIYIFTALLLMSGFIFGQVNKRTNKIFSSIKVANEINIFKGDSKAVVDSLHYDGDNASAIGTNAADTFGFFAYYPAANLAAHNSLGNTITSIKLFINGATNVTSSEIRLYSSQTTLVYSQPFTAVEGWNNVVLTTPFAIPTTDLYFGYFLTVSGGYPAGVDGATTAIPNGNFMLYGGSWYHLTDLAASLTGTWNIRAMVDGTALSVPVASCTPLTWDAGHVATGNSVTSGSFTLTNTGASTLTASAITGLSAPFTTSFVPSSVSLTAGQSTTFTFTYAPTAAGTNNQTAVIATNGGNISIALTGKGIVCSSAISSYPYTEDFETYFVPDCWTSNDADGDGYDWSALASYGHNGSICATSASYINGVGALTPDNYLITRQFNINNANLALKFWVAPLDPGYPAEVYSVMVSTTGTAVADFTTVFSDTLAEADSAFVEKMVSLAAYNGQNIYIAFRHFNCTDNYFLLLDDVSISVEAGISELDINSSVNVYPNPVQNVLSIESAKQILSVNILNPVGQLVLSETPNVNSYKLNTANLKAGVYFVQVQTAKGIVTKKINVTK